Genomic segment of Malus domestica chromosome 15, GDT2T_hap1:
CCGACACCACCTCTACCCTCCAAAACCCACCACCACTCCTCATCCATCAAACGCCACGTGTTATTTTGCGGCTGTAGACCCAGACCAACGCTCTCCGACGACGACCACACCAAATCACCGCCCGATCTTCATAAGTTCGAGTGGGACCGAGAGGACAAGTGGCACGTGGTGGCCAAAGTCTACGACATCACCCCCCGACGCAAAATCTACACTTCCTCCGCCTCGCCCGAATCCGACGCAAACGACGGCGCTTCACCTCCTCCCTCCTCCGCCATAgagaaggaacaaaagaagaaaactcgTCGAGTCaacagaaagaagaaaagaacgaCGAGTCGCATCCGTATCAGCACGTCCTCGTTCGAAACAGGACTTTTCAGCAGCGAAGGCGGCGGCTTCGACGATGGCGAAGAAACCGAAACCCTAGTCTCCACCAGATCATCCTCCAGAAGCTTCTCCACCGACTCCTCGCCGCCGACAAGGCGAAGAAAAAAGAAGCGGAGCAGCAGCGCCGTCAGACGCAGCTTTTCGAGGAAGTCTGCGGCTGGGGAGAGCGAAGCTGTGCCGGCAAGACTGTCGATGTTTCAGAGGTTGATACCGTGCAGGGTGGAGGGAAAAGTGAGGGAGAGCTTCGCGGTGGTGAAGAAATCAGAGGATCCGTACGAGGATTTTAAGAGGTCGATGATGGAGATGGTTTTGGAGAAGCAGATGTTTGAGGAGAGGGAGCTGGAGCAACTGCTGCATTGCTTCTTGTCGTTGAATTCGAGAGAGCATCATAGGGTTATTGTTGAAGTTTTCACAGAGATTTGGGAGGGTTTGTTCTGTTGTAGTGCAAGATCCTCAGGAGCTAGGGTTTCTAGGGCTCTTTGAATGATTAactagtgttttaacttttaatcaatgaaatggaaaataaaattaCTCTCTTTAGTTTCTTCACAATTTAGTTAATTGGGTATTGTCATGCATTTTTCCTCTACGTAAAAGCAGATGATCACTTTGTAGTAGTACTTGGTAGTTGGCATGCATGATGAAGCAAGCAAACACATGTTAATTATTAACTGGAAGTACCAAATATAAAACATAATTTGTATCTTATCAAAGGAacgtaaaaaaaaatgctccacAATCTTAGTTTTGTCcttttcttttaaatattttgacaTACATTAACATGGATCTATTTTCTTAGAGTTTAGTCTTTTGGAAGtgcttaacatggtatcagactATTGATTCTAGAAGGCCTTGGATTCGGAATGACAAACCTCCGCCAAGGGTGGTCAAATGATTTCATTAATCTTCATCTCATtgattaaatttgatttaaagataTGCTTGCATTTAAAAGTAAACGGGAAGACTGGGGTTGTGAGATTTGGTTGGAGCTTCTCTTACTATCGCGCTTGACTAGGACAATATTTTAGCTTCGTCACTGATCACTTAAAAAGAAGAATGTGACCTAGTTTTATAGGAATAGTGTTGATTTATGCCTTCGCATGGTATAAATCAGGTTCAATTATTGTATAACTCCTCGCTGAGTCAATAAAGCAAATAGTAGGTCATGAAAGCCGTGTTGAACGGAGGCATTGGAAACCCCATGGACCTATGGAGGATGGAAAGTTGCAATAGCTAATAAACGAGTTTGCACTTTTGGTCGACAAGACATGATACTAATTGATGCCCTGTTCGTTTGACAGGAGGCGGAGGATGAGGAGCTAGCCTCATATCGATCGGTAAACGCAGGCGGATTCATAATCAATAATATTGACGACGACCAATTAAGCATTTGGACCGACTAGCGATTAAAAGCCAGCCTTCTGGACTGCATGTAATGATTATGTTGTAACTTGCAACTTTAAACATGAATGAATAAAGCTAATCCTTTTATCCGTGATGCACGCTAGCTCCATATGGAAAATGGAAGTATATAAGGGCATCTCTAACTAATCTGGCCAGAGGATCAtagggccgaaaatagctcgAAATGACACAAAAACTATCTTCAACcaagggctaggccaaagggcttgtgGGCCCCACTAGGCCAAAACCAGCCAATCAGGCCATCGGGCTGGCCATCTCCAGCCAgtccactctttttttttttttgaaggaaGCCTCGCAATCCGTCATTTACCACTGGGTCACCAGCTCGTAGTTATAATGAACTTCTAGTTGAAGTAGTCTGCATTTTTGAAatatgaaaaatgaaagaagaCTGCCATTAATCTTTATTTGAAATGTTCGTTACtaagattgtttttttttatttaatatataccactaaaatatgcaaataattcTTGCAAGTGCTAATCATTAACTATCTGAATGCGGACGATTGTCACTAGCataacttttttgaaaacatgcaAGAAAATGTTCATGAATAAGGATTTTAATTGTTTGTTAAATCAATACCTTGTTTGATTGTGCCATTACATGTAGTTAATAAGACATTCTCCATATATAAGAGGGATTGTACCAAAACCTTTTCAGCCCACTAATTAATCCATTTGTTTTGTTGCATGAGGATTATATGAATTTTGTTAACATCTCGTCCATTTACATGTGAGCATAATTTTGACTATTACAAACAACGTAAACTCTACATGCATCAATCATCCAAATCCGCATACATACGAATGAGCAACTAACTATAACTTACCTCAAGGACTAAAACAAAAAACGTCACCATTAAACCAATGTGCAATGTGCTTGTTCATTCCACTACCTCGTTCTTTTATAGGTATTGCCAGTTACTTCTATTCCTTTCACCTTTTCTTTTTAACGCACaaatggaaagaaagaaaactccCCTTCAATATGTATTGTACACACTTCACGTAACGTAAAGTACCACAAACACAATGGAATCGAATCCCACCACCCACGACGACATGACCAACTGATAactgactctctctctctctctctctctctctctcaccggTCGTGATCAGTCAGGTGGTGAGAGCCTTCTCTTCAATTGTGACCCAGCACTGTAGTAAAAAGCAAGACTTCAGTTAGTAGTAAATTTTGATGGGGCTGGAAAATGCATAAGGCTGTCTTTAATTTAATGGTAAggttagggagattaaattttttgatcaaattttgtaaaccaaataatATGGACGTTGATtattagattattatttaagtgttgattaacgtgcttatttcttattggtgacatatttttttgtttgaaaatttgatttaaaaatttaatcttcctagcattactctgCTTAAAGAGAATGAACTTGTTCTGGAAATGGGTAGGTTTCAGTGGGTGGAAGGAACACGCCATCAGAGATTCTTTACCAACCTCagaactaaaattttaattttatctgGCTCAAAGTTGAAAGAGTTAATTTACAAATGTATCCATGAACTTAACTGGTTATTTTACTTTGGTCATATACTTTTTTTCCCTAAATTGGTGCATAAACTTTTAAAAATGTGGTAAATGAAGATAATAGTGACATTAGTTACAAAAGTTGACAAAATTAGTGGTTAGTTATTTTTTGGTTCGAACAAACCTCAATGCCAACTATGTTAACAAAAAATCCTTTTGCACTAACACCAAACCGTCACGGCTTTTGTAGACCACAAAGAGATCGGAAGACGTTCATTGTTAAGATCATTCCCGAACAATGCAAGAACGATAACTCAGATGGAAGCACGAGTAAGAAATCAATTTTTAAGGTGAAAACATATTCGGATTGGTTGTTATGTACGCTTTTGAACATATTAAATGACTactcttaaaaaataaatgattaCGTGTCAGTAGATGAATGACATTTTAGTCAAGTAGACGAGTCGTCAAAATGCCCTCTAAACTATTTTGATACAAGAAGATTTATTAgggttcaaaaattgaaaaaaagggACTTCAAATTGGGACGAAATAAATTTGAAGAGCCAAAGTGGAAAAACTGAAAATCTGAAATCAAAAACCACAACAGCACTTGGCTCAAGAGATTTTTAGGGCAGAAAGTAGGTAGAGCTTCcttttagagcaactccaccatgTGGAGTAGCCCCAGCGACAGGCCCCAAAACAAAAGGGAAGAGCCCGAGCAACCACATCCAGCCCATCCAGGCGATTGTACCCAAGGGGGCCCAAGATAGAGGCCTGGCGAGAGTAGACGGCCCGAGAGCCCGATGGCAAGGCTGACGTGAAGCGATGTTAGCCACGTTTTGTATCTGTTTTGCGTCAGGCACGTGGGGTTCAAGCGCACGTTGGCGCGCGTCATCCGACAAGAATGCAAAAATGGGGCCCGCGGCGCAGTTCTGAAAATGTTACCGTTGGGGAGGCCACGTGGCACCTCTGCATCCGTTGGATATCAATAGTAATTTTTTCTATaccattggatttccaacaacaataataattttaaaaccttatttaattgcagccgttggatttgagatcaacggtccacgttatttgcctttataaattaaaaaaaacagtttaaaaTTCTGAAAATCTTACCGttgtgccacatggcacaatctggagtgttggaatttttttttttaattcaacggcagagattaattatgtgaataaaaatttaaaaaaaatgtaaaaaattaataaaaatccgaagaaaaaaaattgattttacttttctataaataccttctcattatcttttACCTTACactacaatttcatattttctcaactactttcaaccacattcctatatttctctcaaagtttcaatccaattttttttttcaacaaaatgactattgatgcaggtacgaattaGACGCTTATTGAAGATATTGCGTTGcgtactagctgggttgaagttactcatgatccgattacgggtaatgagatgcagttgcgagaaatgtagaatcttattcataccaattatcttgagaaaattggtgggaaaagaaccaaaggaTTGATGTCTagtcgttggaaaatacttAGCCAATCGTTTAGTATGTGGAGAGACgtcttggcacaagctagtagtaatcttctaagtggggaaaatttagcGGATCATGTAAcagtatattatttatttgtttgtactatacccaaatttacattagcTAATTTGATTATAATGATTTCTTCTCCCGCATTATGTAGACACTTCAAGCACAATCTTGGTATAATGCCAAGTCCAAAAACCAAAAGCAATCATTCACCtcgtgggaatgttggaatattggcAAAGATTGTActaaattcagagttgtgcCTATTGGTCCCAAAGTTTTCATGAACAGCACCCCTCTACACTCTACGCCTGATCATTCCTCGCATGTTCatgaagatgatgcagaagAAGTGCCCGAAACGCCCCCCTGAACGAGTGTCGGGGTcaacccgttatccaattaggcctcaaggtaagaaggcttcaaagagaaaaatgagtgcttcaaagaatgattatgcaaagtatatggaagaGCAATCatgatttccccatcctcgctatctcatccacttggtctgcagatacTCCATGATTTTGCACAAAGTAaaaatcatggttgcaaacagcaatcatgattttgttgaacaaatgttgttctattctaaaacgacgtctaaagTACGTATTATGAAATGCAATGCTCCGGACAAAATAATTGTCCAAGAGATCTGTACCTCGTCGCTGtctgcttctatcaaggtttgcGGAACAGCTGGGTCTGCAAATCTGAGCCACAACATGGATGACTCGACAGGAATGTGAGGCTCTAGCCAttcttgcttcgtcatctctccttctacgctcctcgtcctcttccatctcattttgggccacctgaagattgaacattccttctgattggttaaacaattcttcctcttactgatcgatttcccacatcatccttaaagaagaagacattgtaagaaggaagcagaactatgaataatgatcaaggtattaaataaacttggaaatttttattgaaactttgcaggatgtttatttagtcaattatctattagtttatcacaaaaattgaaaggaaatgcattgcatgatggatttaacattatcaagttgattatatatcgagctgacaaacattttgagtgtagaaaatatgtagtaattaatgaaagcggtctaaacacaccataatcatttatatataatgaattagtacaatattttacactttatacattgcatggtaagatacatgagtgacttagtaccacataaagttcctatgaggttcaaatttttcactatcttcatcatctctatttgtagaatgagtgtattgtgaagagtagttatgaAATGATAAAtctccaaaatagttttgcatgtaattgttaacatgccacccatatggatccgagattggttgacgttgttcataagcaaaatcatttgaagattgagtctcggattgtttccatgagtcgctcgattccatcccaacaggaatgggatatgaagggtagggaaatggttggttatgagtattaccatagttactacttcccactccAATAGAGTccgaagttctagataacgagtcattttcttgacttgacaaaatccccttgcctctttctctacgagtatagttctttcctatggcaccaattcctggtcctgcccgcctactgccatggtcaccatcttgtgttgcatgcgtgaagtttgccttaccagtgaaggggctcataaattCGGGAAGTGgtccaacatagtttccatatccaccaccactacctccagcttcactatatccttcatcattcccacctccggtggtaggtgagtctcctgatcttgtactagagctatcatcaGTATCAGCATGAtattgtggttgtgtaggattggaagaaggtggaattccaatGTTTATTGGCcttgggcgcaaaagttcttccaaagagtcagcgctgctagatcccacacCCTCCTCTAATActttttctacatttatcccttcattacgtgcttctttaGCAACTTTGGGAgttgggttgccttcatcatcatctaaatgaagaggtctaatccattgataaagttggttaccatctgtatcatcatcttcaccaacaatatcaaacacatctagtgggtcaccacagtcgacatgatctatttctgcttccttatctcaaATTTGaaacttcatgttgtagtagcaataaactaatttttccaacctactatgagccaacctatttctttgctttgggtgtatgagtgcaaatgtgctccaatttctttcacaagcagatgaggaagctgtttgtgataatactttgattgctaactttctcacagttggtgcatcggtcccatacatgatccaccattcagctacaatgaaaaacaatgttgataagcctaataactccaacaaattctattataaacttatagtgaaatatgtttacactcactaggagacattgttgttcgagcagcaattgatgttggttctccaaaagttcttcttgcatctttaaaccatgttagctgaattcaataaatcgtgttagtttaatccaacaaagtaattattataatttaagtaattgtgtacctcatttccaaattggccaactgctggtgatgcagggtctaatttagagtatacattatgtacatcACGTATAtgggtaccatcatctccaacaccgggtctgtattggtatcgatgattcaaataatatgttgttcaaagaaacacatactctaataagagaaataatgcttatgcaactaaagaaatgaattgcaaattatgacataatttatgtctgctgcatgcaaatcgtggtataatgttttataccatcggtcttcaattatctttatgacccaccttgcaccatgttttctttccaattcatcattcactacacacatcaactcatatactgcccccatagtaggatacacttctatgtcaacgatccgtaaaactttgtaaagaggttcaaacacttgacacacatgttctgattgagtccaaaaagcatgatcaagcactatactttccaccatacgacctgtatttAAGCGGCTAAAATtatggttggcccaatcgtcactagtgaatagttgcttcaaccctgcttgcttcttaagtaggctgtctaatgcaatatagttggtggcgaatcgagtggtagctggacgaataatttctcctttgcaaaattcatg
This window contains:
- the LOC108169458 gene encoding transcription repressor OFP7-like, which encodes MAKRFKLRFSRVITSFHSCRSEDPSTLPSNPVPSFLRPPPLATAPTPPLPSKTHHHSSSIKRHVLFCGCRPRPTLSDDDHTKSPPDLHKFEWDREDKWHVVAKVYDITPRRKIYTSSASPESDANDGASPPPSSAIEKEQKKKTRRVNRKKKRTTSRIRISTSSFETGLFSSEGGGFDDGEETETLVSTRSSSRSFSTDSSPPTRRRKKKRSSSAVRRSFSRKSAAGESEAVPARLSMFQRLIPCRVEGKVRESFAVVKKSEDPYEDFKRSMMEMVLEKQMFEERELEQLLHCFLSLNSREHHRVIVEVFTEIWEGLFCCSARSSGARVSRAL